From the genome of Argentina anserina chromosome 4, drPotAnse1.1, whole genome shotgun sequence, one region includes:
- the LOC126792896 gene encoding probable serine/threonine-protein kinase PBL17 isoform X1: MLVRFMGICFSEHRNESKFTQKTQQVGYDSSVSQPNLDETPRGTPLVTRNIKDLRQNPGYINVNIFTHSEMRLATKNFRPDLILGEGGFGIVYKGVIDDTVRPGYTATQVAIKELNPEGYQGDREWLAEVNYLGQFSHPNLVRLIGYCCEDEHRHLVYEYMASGSLEKHLFRRVGRTLTWTRRMKIALDAAKGLAFLHDAERPIIYRDFKTSNILLDADFNAKLSDFGLAKEGPMGDQTHVSTRVMGTYGYAAPEYVMTGHLTARSDVYGFGVVLLEMLIGRRAMDKSRPSREHNLVEWARPLLNHNKKLLRIVDTRLEGQYSIKTALKVAHLAYQCLSQNPKGRPVMSQVVEILESLQTPELHDPLLQRGDRVVTLYEAPKGTSGTHAKRDINGKDGEVRRGSNQRNERRHSEATSDHDP, encoded by the exons ATGTTGGTTAGATTCATGGGGATTTGTTTCAGTGAACACAGGAACGAGTCCAAGTTTACTCAGAAGACCCAACAAG TAGGATATGACTCTTCGGTATCTCAACCTAACTTGGATGAAACACCACGCGGTACTCCTTTGGTTACAAGGAATATCAAAGACCTCCGCCAAAATCCTGGATACATCAATGTCAACATCTTTACCCACAGCGAGATGAGGTTGGCCACAAAAAATTTTAGGCCAGATCTGATTCTTGGTGAAGGTGGATTTGGAATTGTATACAAAGGCGTCATTGATGACACTGTGAGGCCAGGTTACACAGCCACACAAGTTGCCATTAAGGAGCTTAATCCAGAAGGGTACCAAGGGGATAGGGAATGGCTG GCTGAAGTTAACTACTTAGGACAGTTCAGTCATCCTAATCTTGTGAGGCTAATTGGGTATTGTTGTGAGGATGAACACCGCCATTTGGTCTATGAATACATGGCAAGTGGCAGCTTGGAAAAACATCTTTTCCGCA GAGTGGGTCGTACGCTTACATGGACAAGAAGAATGAAGATCGCCTTGGATGCTGCAAAAGGACTTGCTTTTCTTCATGATGCTGAAAGGCCAATCATTTACCGTGACTTTAAGACATCAAACATTCTGTTGGATGCG GATTTTAATGCGAAGCTTTCAGATTTTGGcctagcaaaagaaggaccgATGGGAGACCAAACCCACGTTTCAACACGAGTGATGGGGACATACGGATATGCCGCTCCTGAGTATGTAATGACTG GGCACTTAACGGCCCGAAGTGATGTTTATGGATTTGGAGTAGTGCTACTCGAGATGCTCATTGGAAGGAGAGCAATGGATAAGAGCAGGCCCAGCCGAGAACATAATCTAGTTGAATGGGCTCGACCACTCTTAAATCATAATAAGAAACTTTTGAGGATTGTTGACACTCGACTGGAAGGGCAGTACTCAATTAAAACTGCATTGAAGGTGGCACATCTAGCATATCAATGCCTTAGCCAGAACCCGAAAGGGAGACCTGTTATGAGCCAGGTTGTTGAGATCCTGGAGAGTCTTCAAACACCAGAACTCCATGACCCCTTGCTTCAAAGAGGAGATAGAGTTGTAACTCTTTATGAGGCTCCAAAGGGAACCTCTGGAACTCATGCTAAGAGGGATATAAATGGGAAAGATGGTGAAGTTAGGAGAGGGAGCAAccagagaaatgaaaggagaCACAGTGAGGCTACGAGTGATCATGATCCTTAA
- the LOC126792896 gene encoding probable serine/threonine-protein kinase PBL17 isoform X2 produces the protein MLVRFMGICFSEHRNESKFTQKTQQGYDSSVSQPNLDETPRGTPLVTRNIKDLRQNPGYINVNIFTHSEMRLATKNFRPDLILGEGGFGIVYKGVIDDTVRPGYTATQVAIKELNPEGYQGDREWLAEVNYLGQFSHPNLVRLIGYCCEDEHRHLVYEYMASGSLEKHLFRRVGRTLTWTRRMKIALDAAKGLAFLHDAERPIIYRDFKTSNILLDADFNAKLSDFGLAKEGPMGDQTHVSTRVMGTYGYAAPEYVMTGHLTARSDVYGFGVVLLEMLIGRRAMDKSRPSREHNLVEWARPLLNHNKKLLRIVDTRLEGQYSIKTALKVAHLAYQCLSQNPKGRPVMSQVVEILESLQTPELHDPLLQRGDRVVTLYEAPKGTSGTHAKRDINGKDGEVRRGSNQRNERRHSEATSDHDP, from the exons ATGTTGGTTAGATTCATGGGGATTTGTTTCAGTGAACACAGGAACGAGTCCAAGTTTACTCAGAAGACCCAACAAG GATATGACTCTTCGGTATCTCAACCTAACTTGGATGAAACACCACGCGGTACTCCTTTGGTTACAAGGAATATCAAAGACCTCCGCCAAAATCCTGGATACATCAATGTCAACATCTTTACCCACAGCGAGATGAGGTTGGCCACAAAAAATTTTAGGCCAGATCTGATTCTTGGTGAAGGTGGATTTGGAATTGTATACAAAGGCGTCATTGATGACACTGTGAGGCCAGGTTACACAGCCACACAAGTTGCCATTAAGGAGCTTAATCCAGAAGGGTACCAAGGGGATAGGGAATGGCTG GCTGAAGTTAACTACTTAGGACAGTTCAGTCATCCTAATCTTGTGAGGCTAATTGGGTATTGTTGTGAGGATGAACACCGCCATTTGGTCTATGAATACATGGCAAGTGGCAGCTTGGAAAAACATCTTTTCCGCA GAGTGGGTCGTACGCTTACATGGACAAGAAGAATGAAGATCGCCTTGGATGCTGCAAAAGGACTTGCTTTTCTTCATGATGCTGAAAGGCCAATCATTTACCGTGACTTTAAGACATCAAACATTCTGTTGGATGCG GATTTTAATGCGAAGCTTTCAGATTTTGGcctagcaaaagaaggaccgATGGGAGACCAAACCCACGTTTCAACACGAGTGATGGGGACATACGGATATGCCGCTCCTGAGTATGTAATGACTG GGCACTTAACGGCCCGAAGTGATGTTTATGGATTTGGAGTAGTGCTACTCGAGATGCTCATTGGAAGGAGAGCAATGGATAAGAGCAGGCCCAGCCGAGAACATAATCTAGTTGAATGGGCTCGACCACTCTTAAATCATAATAAGAAACTTTTGAGGATTGTTGACACTCGACTGGAAGGGCAGTACTCAATTAAAACTGCATTGAAGGTGGCACATCTAGCATATCAATGCCTTAGCCAGAACCCGAAAGGGAGACCTGTTATGAGCCAGGTTGTTGAGATCCTGGAGAGTCTTCAAACACCAGAACTCCATGACCCCTTGCTTCAAAGAGGAGATAGAGTTGTAACTCTTTATGAGGCTCCAAAGGGAACCTCTGGAACTCATGCTAAGAGGGATATAAATGGGAAAGATGGTGAAGTTAGGAGAGGGAGCAAccagagaaatgaaaggagaCACAGTGAGGCTACGAGTGATCATGATCCTTAA
- the LOC126792896 gene encoding probable serine/threonine-protein kinase PBL17 isoform X3 encodes MRLATKNFRPDLILGEGGFGIVYKGVIDDTVRPGYTATQVAIKELNPEGYQGDREWLAEVNYLGQFSHPNLVRLIGYCCEDEHRHLVYEYMASGSLEKHLFRRVGRTLTWTRRMKIALDAAKGLAFLHDAERPIIYRDFKTSNILLDADFNAKLSDFGLAKEGPMGDQTHVSTRVMGTYGYAAPEYVMTGHLTARSDVYGFGVVLLEMLIGRRAMDKSRPSREHNLVEWARPLLNHNKKLLRIVDTRLEGQYSIKTALKVAHLAYQCLSQNPKGRPVMSQVVEILESLQTPELHDPLLQRGDRVVTLYEAPKGTSGTHAKRDINGKDGEVRRGSNQRNERRHSEATSDHDP; translated from the exons ATGAGGTTGGCCACAAAAAATTTTAGGCCAGATCTGATTCTTGGTGAAGGTGGATTTGGAATTGTATACAAAGGCGTCATTGATGACACTGTGAGGCCAGGTTACACAGCCACACAAGTTGCCATTAAGGAGCTTAATCCAGAAGGGTACCAAGGGGATAGGGAATGGCTG GCTGAAGTTAACTACTTAGGACAGTTCAGTCATCCTAATCTTGTGAGGCTAATTGGGTATTGTTGTGAGGATGAACACCGCCATTTGGTCTATGAATACATGGCAAGTGGCAGCTTGGAAAAACATCTTTTCCGCA GAGTGGGTCGTACGCTTACATGGACAAGAAGAATGAAGATCGCCTTGGATGCTGCAAAAGGACTTGCTTTTCTTCATGATGCTGAAAGGCCAATCATTTACCGTGACTTTAAGACATCAAACATTCTGTTGGATGCG GATTTTAATGCGAAGCTTTCAGATTTTGGcctagcaaaagaaggaccgATGGGAGACCAAACCCACGTTTCAACACGAGTGATGGGGACATACGGATATGCCGCTCCTGAGTATGTAATGACTG GGCACTTAACGGCCCGAAGTGATGTTTATGGATTTGGAGTAGTGCTACTCGAGATGCTCATTGGAAGGAGAGCAATGGATAAGAGCAGGCCCAGCCGAGAACATAATCTAGTTGAATGGGCTCGACCACTCTTAAATCATAATAAGAAACTTTTGAGGATTGTTGACACTCGACTGGAAGGGCAGTACTCAATTAAAACTGCATTGAAGGTGGCACATCTAGCATATCAATGCCTTAGCCAGAACCCGAAAGGGAGACCTGTTATGAGCCAGGTTGTTGAGATCCTGGAGAGTCTTCAAACACCAGAACTCCATGACCCCTTGCTTCAAAGAGGAGATAGAGTTGTAACTCTTTATGAGGCTCCAAAGGGAACCTCTGGAACTCATGCTAAGAGGGATATAAATGGGAAAGATGGTGAAGTTAGGAGAGGGAGCAAccagagaaatgaaaggagaCACAGTGAGGCTACGAGTGATCATGATCCTTAA